In a single window of the Fusarium falciforme chromosome 3, complete sequence genome:
- a CDS encoding NACHT domain-containing protein produces MSASRRPSLPESAMPNMSPSLSAAHNNSTGRQYLAFGNGPQNSVSDNGVQLNYLGHHTTVNMPPDVWILVQELINSRKSDKEPYHAIVAKWLTQQSGQPSIAPRDRQLDLLGQVTPGTGRWILSTSEFQRWKDSSSPDRFLFMPGTLGSGKSMLISIIIDSLDNQCRQTLDTICIYLFFHEKDATAPLASNIWASLLLQLLQKQAPGGIANDLKSEFNDCLQRSHPLPPSRYYWLFKAQASIFKTVYLVIDGLDNCPNSSCEPTQRLVLDAIKDLSSNVRTLVSSRTDLDIRRLKPSQTLVVTPQKLDIIGYVKARIESDRNLHCVLKEHQKIDWVTQSITNVTSASGMFLLARLHLDTLSKYGTMEHIEKALSRLPENLDNAFEGAMQQILKKIDFERELASHVITWIVHAKVDLTIGQIQDSFAFRENKTDSWKASRPPRDLLVPVCAGLVVEDQEKGTLRLVHEDVKRHLVDGIICKSADREIAKTCLLCLRADDPDGGFVTPLLDYASNHWAHHCPDSQDMDSEMEIQIMKFLFSKNKLTRAFRKIPDEPDRAVDGMTGLHAAVFYNMRAHVKMLIKAGADINAQCSDNQTALHWAATLGRHQLVKDLVRRKADPNIPDASGNTPLHKCLSGSTSSNPKIIQTLVQGGAKLDIKNSKGLTPLSLVIRYGPTSLAELLITSQDDVNAEVIQEGWTSLRELFNHGHEMADEFKKSPRSNSNSSKRGWSPLKRAIDSHVHILMQLLFDRGVDLNRPTSDNWLPLIHAVKHGKSKTLQRLMDRKPNPANINLKDPDSGMSPLCLALFYNNGPIARQLIEAGSDLTGKNGDNHTPLIQAVKNSDRDIVWLLLKNRAQPNIVDSEDWSALHYAIKGKNKDIAWLLMTKMTTQANGRLQAKNGLPLLDLALSANDLSVAWLLCQHGADIHATDGLGMTALHKACREGNFPHVRFLLDMGSKIDLKDATNSTALHHSVLRELEDVVDLLASRASHAGGLDEQDSKNNTALVLATILQNRGMVESLLRYGASCDVQDQKGWTALHRAASLGFNDGLSLMVAKTGNINLADNKEYTALHHAVNGKDANAETVDILCAAGADLRRPQGDGYSPWALALSLKKDDIANRLAFYAKKAHRMMMENN; encoded by the exons ATGAGCGCCAGCCGCCGACCATCGCTCCCAGAGAGCGCGATGCCGAACATGTCCCCGTCGCTTTCCGCAGCCCACAATAACTCGACTGGCCGACAGTATCTAGCCTTTGGCAATGGCCCCCAGAACTCTGTCAGCGACAATGGAGTTCAGCTCAATTACCTCGGTCATCATACTACTG TCAACATGCCACCAGATGTGTGGATCTTGGTTCAGGAGCTGATTAACTCTCGGAAAAGTGACAAGGAACCATATC ATGCAATCGTGGCCAAGTGGCTCACACAGCAGTCGGGTCAGCCTTCTATAGCCCCTCGCGATCGCCAACTCGATCTCCTCGGCCAGGTCACTCCAGGAACGGGCAGATGGATTTTATCCACGAGCGAGTTTCAAAGGTGGAAGGATTCTTCAAGCCCCGATCGCTTTCTCTTCATGCCTGGGACAC TTGGGTCAGGAAAGAGCATGTTGAT CTCCATTATCATCGACTCCCTCGACAATCAATGTCGCCAAACACTGGACACTATCTGTATTTATTTGTTCTTCCACGAAAAGGATGCAACGGCTCCGCTGGCAAGTAACATCTGGGCAAGCCTGCTACTGCAGCTGTTGCAAAAGCAAGCACCCGGAGGTATCGCTAACGACTTGAAATCCGAATTCAATGACTGTCTCCAAAGAtcccatcctcttcctccctcaAGGTATTACTGGCTCTTCAAGGCTCAGGCAAGCATCTTCAAGACAGTCTACTTGGTGATCGATGGGCTAGATAACTGTCCCAACTCGTCATGCGAACCGACACAGCGATTGGTGTTGGATGCAATCAAGGACCTTTCGAGCAATGTCAGAACACTGGTTAGCTCAAGGACAGATCTTGACATTCGTCGCCTGAAACCCAGCCAGACACTGGTTGTCACACCCCAAAAGCTGGATATAATTGGCTACGTCAAAGCTCGCATCGAAAGTGACCGGAACCTTCACTGCGTGCTGAAAGAGCACCAGAAGATTGATTGGGTGACACAATCAATCACCAATGTGACGTCGGCGAGTGGAAT GTTTCTTCTTGCCAGACTACACCTGGACACGCTGAGCAAATACGGCACCATGGAACACATCGAAAAAGCCCTCTCTCGACTCCCAGAAAATCTGGACAACGCTTTCGAAGGGGCGATGCAACAGATCTTGAAGAAAATCGACTTCGAGAGAGAGCTAGCCAGCCATGTCATTACTTGGATTGTGCATGCTAAGGTTGATTTGACCATCGGACAAATCCAAGACAGCTTTGCCTTTCGCGAAAACAAAACAGACTCCTGGAAGGCCAGCCGACCACCAAGAGACTTGTTGGTGCCGGTTTGCGCTGGCCTGGTGGTCGAAGACCAGGAAAAAGGCACCCTGCGGCTTGTCCATGAAGACGTGAAGCGCCATCTCGTGGATGGTATCATTTGCAAGTCTGCCGACCGTGAAATAGCCAAAACCTGTCTCTTATGCTTGCGAGCGGACGACCCTGACGGCGGGTTTGTGACCCCGTTGTTGGACTACGCCTCAAATCACTGGGCACATCATTGTCCCGATAGTCAAGACATGGATTCGGAGATGGAAATTCAAATCATGAAGTTCTTATTCAGCAAAAACAAGTTAACGAGGGCTTTTCGGAAGATACCGGACGAACCTGACCGGGCTGTCGACGGCATGACTGGCCTACATGCTGCCGTGTTTTATAACATGAGAGCCCATGTCAAGATGCTGATTAAAGCTGGTGCCGATATCAATGCTCAGTGTTCTGATAATCAGACTGCTCTACATTGGGCCGCCACACTCGGTCGTCACCAGCTTGTCAAGGACCTTGTTCGCAGGAAGGCGGATCCCAACATTCCTGATGCTTCTGGAAACACTCCACTTCACAAATGCTTGTCAGGGTCGACGTCGAGCAACCCTAAAATCATACAAACCTTGGTTCAGGGCGGAGCGAAGCTGGACATCAAGAACTCCAAGGGCCTTACTCCTCTATCACTGGTGATTCGGTATGGGCCTACATCGCTGGCTGAACTACTTATCACGAGCCAAGACGATGTGAATGCTGAGGTCATCCAGGAAGGATGGACCTCGCTGAGAGAGTTGTTCAACCATGGCCATGAGATGGCTGACGAATTCAAAAAGAGCCCCAGAAGCAATAGCAACTCCTCTAAACGTGGATGGAGCCCCTTGAAACGCGCCATCGATAGCCATGTTCACATCTTGATGCAGCTTTTGTTCGACAGAGGTGTAGACCTCAACCGCCCCACCTCAGACAACTGGCTGCCTTTGATACATGCTGTCAAGCATGGAAAGTCCAAGACGCTTCAACGGCTTATGGACAGGAAGCCCAACCCAGCCAACATCAATCTCAAGGACCCTGATAGCGGAATGTCTCCACTCTGTTTGGCCTTGTTTTACAATAACGGCCCCATAGCTCGGCAGCTGATAGAGGCTGGATCCGATCTCACAGGGAAGAATGGCGACAACCACACACCCCTTATTCAAGCAGTGAAGAACAGTGACCGGGATATTGTCTGGCTCTTGCTAAAGAACAGAGCCCAGCCCAACATTGTTGACAGCGAGGATTGGTCTGCTCTTCACTACGCCATTAAGGGCAAGAACAAGGATATTGCCTGGCTGCTGATGACAAAGATGACAACGCAAGCAAACGGGAGGCTTCAAGCTAAGAATGGGTTGCCATTGCTAGATCTCGCCCTCTCTGCAAATGACCTGTCGGTCGCTTGGCTATTGTGCCAGCATGGGGCTGACATCCATGCAACTGACGGGTTGGGGATGACGGCTCTTCACAAGGCCTGCCGTGAAGGCAACTTTCCCCATGTGCGATTCCTCCTGGATATGGGATCAAAGATCGACCTCAAAGATGCGACAAACTCTACGGCGCTACACCACTCCGTGCTACGTGAACTGGAGGACGTGGTTGACCTCCTAGCATCTAGAGCATCACACGCTGGAGGTCTCGATGAGCAAGACAGCAAGAACAACACAGCTCTCGTGCTGGCCACCATACTTCAGAACCGGGGAATGGTGGAGTCCCTTCTCCGCTATGGTGCTTCATGCGATGTGCAGGATCAAAAAGGGTGGACGGCGCTGCATCGTGCCGCCAGCCTTGGCTTTAACGATGGACTGAGCCTCATGGTGGCGAAAACCGGCAACATCAACCTGGCGGACAACAAGGAATATACTGCTCTTCATCATGCCGTGAATGGCAAGGATGCCAATGCTGAGACCGTGGATATTCTGTGTGCTGCGGGGGCTGACTTGCGTCGACCACAAGGAGACGGGTATTCGCCATGGGCACTGGCGCTGTCTCTGAAGAAAGACGACATCGCCAACAGACTAGCGTTCTACGCAAAAAAAGCGCATAGAATGATGATGGAAAACAATTGA
- a CDS encoding SesA domain-containing protein, whose amino-acid sequence MALAEVTGVISAIITIIEASIKIYRTAADASDIPQSFRDAASRLPLVQDTLKLATDGLAEDALDPQSHASLSAVLDKCTDRVAVLLDIFQLVIVPARASRAERYLRALKTIPQAEKVETLMEGIMADLQLLATNQAVKAATRKQMERLISKIEVNDESCRSPIILNNSGSGRQFVHNGTGHQNVATDTATQINGSFSGGTFSFYQK is encoded by the coding sequence ATGGCACTCGCCGAAGTAACAGGTGTCATCTCGGCTATCATTACCATCATCGAGGCGTCAATCAAAATATACCGCACCGCTGCAGATGCGTCGGATATCCCGCAATCCTTCCGTGATGCGGCCTCGCGTCTCCCCCTGGTTCAAGACACCCTCAAGTTGGCCACCGACGGTCTCGCCGAGGATGCTCTCGACCCCCAGTCACACGCCTCCTTAAGCGCTGTGCTGGACAAGTGCACCGATAGGGTTGCAGTCCTTCTTGACATTTTTCAGCTCGTTATCGTACCCGCCCGGGCTTCCCGAGCTGAAAGATACCTGAGAGCACTGAAAACGATCCCACAGGCGGAAAAGGTCGAAACCTTGATGGAGGGAATCATGGCGGATTTGCAGCTTCTGGCAACTAAccaggctgtcaaggctgcGACGAGGAAACAGATGGAAAGATTAATAAGCAAGATCGAGGTTAACGATGAGTCATGTCGCTCACCTATCATTCTAAACAACTCGGGGTCGGGGAGGCAGTTCGTCCACAACGGGACGGGGCATCAAAACGTTGCGACCGACACGGCTACGCAAATCAATGGGTCGTTCAGCGGAGGCACTTTCAGCTTTTATCAAAAGTGA
- a CDS encoding SesA domain-containing protein, protein MSKCRLQPQKEAAVRRESPLGEAVRPPGLQIRPHCPSAEPVPRYLHSFKLRLLFLTNQNLIIMSPNETSKPQVLMQLGMLNAALQMMVNQCGSIKDAANQLEVFSVVAKHLPSLVDVFSSIQKRLDLGTAEADDAGISDKYSVIRQAALVCCERSGDLQGLFHAVGESRNKTEAYRSAVECGKGEPLEMVMMDMLQNAISVATPPLVEDEQITALNNALEEIKKLPPSLGNEPPSARITLHNHGAGNQFYHGGKGNMNHCSGGFQVTGNNHGATYNHGPMGNK, encoded by the coding sequence ATGTCAAAATGTCGACTTCAGCCTCAGAAAGAAGCTGCAGTTCGCCGAGAGTCGCCTTTGGGCGAGGCTGTGCGCCCTCCCGGCCTCCAAATACGGCCGCATTGCCCATCGGCCGAGCCGGTTCCTCGCTACCTTCACTCGTTCAAACTTCGTCTCCTGTTCCTGACCAATCAaaacctcatcatcatgtcgCCGAATGAGACCTCCAAACCACAGGTGCTCATGCAACTCGGGATGCTCAACGCAGCCCTTCAGATGATGGTAAACCAGTGCGGTTCAATTAAGGACGCAGCAAATCAGCTGGAGGTCTTCTCAGTTGTTGCCAAGCACCTCCCGTCCCTGGTTGATGTCTTCAGCTCCATCCAAAAGCGCTTGGACTTAGGTACTGCAGAGGCCGATGACGCTGGGATTAGTGACAAGTACTCCGTCATTCGCCAGGCAGCGCTTGTGTGTTGCGAGCGCAGTGGAGATCTCCAAGGGCTCTTCCATGCGGTCGGCGAGAGCCGAAACAAGACTGAAGCTTATCGCAGCGCCGTGGAATGTGGCAAAGGGGAgccgttggagatggtgatgatggacaTGCTCCAGAACGCCATCAGCGTAGCCACGCCCCCACTCGTCGAGGACGAACAAATCACGGCGCTGAACAATGCGCTGGAAGAAATCAAGAAACTCCCGCCTTCTCTGGGAAACGAGCCTCCGAGCGCCCGTATTACTCTTCACAACCACGGCGCAGGGAACCAGTTCTACCACGGCGGCAAGGGCAACATGAACCATTGTTCGGGCGGGTTTCAGGTCACTGGCAATAACCATGGTGCGACGTATAACCACGGCCCGATGGGGAACAAATAA
- a CDS encoding HET domain-containing protein encodes MAFSGFRAWDLSRGQQEFNFNSPIQNNPFRSNDELCNECSLLDLEAAFDRAHNLYEEARRGHNTRKLVTCRGPNGPTYLRDFYFVTSFGRRLSEERLCKLCSFFRQHAQEPAKGTYKLLAICSSETSLFEPLRKNARGRWVRRPWRDMEYNVLLAVVPELHGVPRTGVPLRWLETELPKKGSIYRLTQDVEGEDGRRLILPERLDPKADMELVGYWQYTCGASHGSHCSPKKPPGASLRGFRAINCNKRPMSPEPVSWGEKYAALSYVWGPGEEKWPQTIKDAVTVTRMMGLKYLWVDRLCIDQNNLEEKMFLISKMDAIYEGAEVTIINAAGDARTGLPGVGNTPRTPQPTVQLDPFRGKTVASRPTDAYLDLLNVRQVDYDAETQGHSMWLDTYRHGLKQHMEIPLDEMMGLSSRTDEYGIPEDHLEFHESNAEYFGIPFDEFMEKQLELARRIGIPFTELVPWLMRETARKKGIPDDQPLPSKVPGETMTDSSKPVTPLPPGKIPEKTVLVSTMQDPRVTIRNSQWATRGWTYQEGVLSRRCLVFTKEQIYWECRGMAVNETVRLPLPALHAPTETGRSWLFADYMLSGIFRGDMHATPELQFGFRSEEDDDGRSQIKALDGHIRSFTARNLTNPVDSLNAFLGISARYSKNADNGLSLLLGIPIWAGAFADGRPGLQHSFAMSVSAWFHTGSPVEPGSELYVSGCPRRSQFPSWTWIGWQGRADFNGDNTDPGVEGDDEDSRGDDAHIDFFAAMTSPDWVRSVSHIWSAEMMLHSEDGRFSTLLEGFLSLQDFNDSTKKWLLTVKRPLVLKHLHMMPSKYSEEWMRLMGKHVELHMSETVTEEELRKGHQSGTMVSVLVFAATVPFVWDGRARFLVLRRVDAAGTRWERIGSLVLTMEEHLMDKYSDSESMVRDLPVQAYSNDLVVV; translated from the coding sequence ATGGCCTTCAGCGGCTTTCGCGCATGGGATCTTTCCCGCGGCCAGCAGGAATTCAACTTCAATTCTCCGATTCAAAACAACCCTTTTCGTTCAAATGATGAGCTATGTAACGAGTGTTCACTACTCGACCTTGAGGCCGCCTTCGATCGAGCGCATAACCTGTACGAAGAAGCCCGTCGTGGACATAACACCCGAAAGCTCGTCACATGCCGTGGGCCAAACGGCCCAACCTACCTCCGGGACTTCTACTTCGTCACATCTTTTGGCAGGCGTCTTTCCGAGGAACGCCTCTGCAAGCTATGCTCTTTCTTCAGACAACATGCCCAAGAACCTGCCAAGGGGACCTACAAGTTGCTCGCAATCTGCAGCAGTGAGACAAGTCTCTTCGAGCCTCTGAGAAAGAACGCGAGGGGTCGGTGGGTCAGACGACCGTGGCGTGATATGGAATACAATGTCTTGCTGGCAGTCGTGCCGGAGTTGCATGGCGTACCGAGAACCGGAGTTCCTCTGCGATGGCTGGAGACGGAGCTGCCTAAGAAGGGCTCGATCTATCGACTAACCCAGGACGTGGAGGGTGAAGATGGCCGGCGACTCATCCTTCCAGAGCGACTGGATCCAAAGGCGGACATGGAACTCGTGGGTTACTGGCAATACACCTGTGGGGCATCTCACGGTTCACACTGCTCACCCAAGAAGCCACCCGGTGCGTCGCTCCGAGGGTTCAGGGCCATCAACTGCAATAAGCGACCTATGTCCCCTGAGCCAGTATCGTGGGGTGAAAAATATGCCGCGCTGAGCTATGTGTGGGGGCCAGGTGAGGAGAAGTGGCCGCAGACAATCAAGGATGCAGTGACAGTTACCAGGATGATGGGTTTGAAATACCTCTGGGTGGATCGACTGTGCATCGATCAGAACAACCTGGAGGAAAAGATGTTTCTCATTTCGAAGATGGATGCCATCTACGAAGGCGCCGaggtcaccatcatcaacgccgcGGGAGACGCTCGGACGGGACTACCTGGCGTGGGCAACACCCCAAGGACGCCGCAGCCTACAGTCCAGCTTGATCCCTTCAGAGGCAAGACCGTAGCCTCGAGGCCAACGGACGCGTACCTCGATCTTTTAAACGTCCGCCAAGTGGATTACGACGCAGAGACCCAAGGACACTCGATGTGGCTCGATACTTATCGACATGGTTTGAAGCAACATATGGAGATTCCCCTCGACGAAATGATGGGCCTTAGTTCCAGGACAGATGAATATGGCATCCCCGAGGACCACCTTGAATTTCATGAAAGCAACGCGGAGTATTTCGGCATCCCATTTGATGAGTTCATGGAGAAGCAGCTAGAGTTGGCTCGCCGCATTGGCATCCCGTTTACAGAGTTGGTGCCTTGGCTCATGAGAGAAACTGCCAGGAAGAAGGGGATCCCAGACGACCAACCTCTGCCGTCCAAGGTGCCCGGTGAAACCATGACAGATTCCAGCAAGCCCGTGACGCCGTTGCCCCCAGGCAAGATCCCAGAGAAGACGGTGCTCGTATCGACAATGCAAGATCCGAGAGTGACCATCCGGAATTCCCAATGGGCAACACGTGGATGGACATATCAGGAAGGGGTTCTCTCTAGGCGATGCCTAGTCTTCACCAAGGAACAGATATACTGGGAATGCCGCGGCATGGCTGTGAACGAGACGGTCAGATTGCCTTTGCCAGCTTTGCACGCGCCCACCGAAACCGGCCGCAGCTGGCTGTTCGCAGATTACATGCTGTCTGGCATCTTTCGTGGCGACATGCATGCCACCCCCGAACTCCAGTTTGGGTTCCGGtctgaagaggatgacgacggccGAAGCCAAATCAAGGCTCTGGACGGCCATATCAGGTCCTTCACAGCCCGAAACTTGACCAACCCTGTTGATTCCCTGAACGCCTTTCTCGGGATATCGGCTCGGTACTCCAAGAATGCCGACAACGGCTTGTCGCTCCTTCTCGGAATCCCGATTTGGGCTGGAGCGTTTGCAGATGGACGGCCAGGACTGCAGCATAGCTTTGCCATGTCGGTGTCGGCTTGGTTCCACACCGGAAGCCCGGTAGAGCCTGGGTCGGAGCTCTACGTCTCTGGTTGTCCTCGGCGGTCTCAGTTCCCATCCTGGACTTGGATCGGCTGGCAAGGCCGTGCTGATTTCAACGGCGATAATACCGACCCGGGTGTGgaaggtgatgatgaagactccCGTGGTGACGACGCCCACATCGACTTTTTCGCCGCCATGACATCTCCAGACTGGGTGCGGAGTGTTAGCCACATTTGGTCCGCGGAAATGATGCTCCATTCCGAGGATGGTCGCTTCTCGACACTTCTCGAGGGGTTTCTATCGCTGCAGGATTTCAACGACTCAACCAAGAAATGGCTCCTGACTGTCAAGCGTCCTCTCGTCCTCAAACACCTGCACATGATGCCCTCCAAGTATTCCGAGGAGTGGATGCGACTGATGGGTAAACACGTCGAGCTGCACATGTCGGAGACCGTGACAGAGGAAGAGCTGAGAAAGGGTCATCAGTCTGGAACAATGGTGAGTGTCTTGGTGTTTGCGGCCACAGTGCCCTTTGTATGGGATGGCAGAGCGAggttcttggtcttgcgGAGGGTTGATGCTGCTGGGACACGATGGGAAAGGATAGGAAGTTTGGTCTTGACTATGGAGGAACACTTGATGGATAAATATTCGGACTCGGAAAGCATGGTTAGAGATTTACCCGTACAGGCGTATAGCAATGACCTTGTAGTGGTGTAG
- a CDS encoding HIG1 domain-containing protein: MKILTKEEEEAHYAEVLKGGVIGGVFGATLGLAGVYFGSKRYATVRGLTLPFKSFLVTSTSTFGAIVNAERWSIAHQKAQDPRYSYRDEASRATDLIRQNQSAYERFMEYGREKRYTIVFASWLASMGVAFAIVSRSPMNTANKVVQARVYAQGLTLAVLIISAMFEMNDLKEGNSRFQTIWVVDPNDPEHKKLIEKKVHKEEYEGQDLWKDMVAAEEARLAAKKAAEHAS; this comes from the exons ATGAAGATTCTcaccaaggaagaagaggaagcccaCTACGCCGAGGTCCTCAAGGGCGGCGTCATTGGTGGTGTCTTTGGCGCGACCCTTGGTCTCGCTGGTGTTTATTTCGGATCCAAGCGCTACGCGACCGTCCGCGGTCTTACTCTTCCCTTCAAGTCCTTCCTTGTCACATCCACCAGCACATTCGGTGCCATCGTTAACGCTGAGCGATGGAGCATTGCCCACCAAAAGGCCCAAGACCCAAGATACAGCTACAGAGACGAGGCCAGCCGCGCTACGGATCTGATTCGACAAAACCAGAGTGCCTATGAGCGATTCATGGAGTACGGTCGGGAAAAGAGGTACACCATTGTTTTTGCATCATGGTTGGCTTCAATGGGCGTTGCATTCGCCATCGTTAGCCGATCGCCAATGAACACGGCCAACAAGGTTGTGCAAGCTCGTGTCTACGCGCAAGGTCTCACACTCGCCGTGTtgatcatctcggccatgTTTGAGATGAATGATCTCAAGGAGGGCAACAGCCGATTCCAGACCATCTGGGTTGTTGATCCCAATGATCCCGAGCATAAGAAGCTCATTGAGAAGAAGGTGCACAAGGAGGAGTACGAGGGCCAGGACCTCTGGAAGG ATATGGTTGCCGCTGAGGAAGCTCGAttggctgccaagaaggctgctgagCACGCTTCTTAA
- a CDS encoding CitMHS domain-containing protein, with translation MSVLVDTTAIGQWRSIVTLIAFVIANIIVLFPFHVPLYVPKLVVKPFLGSLVRLRIIPSRLRYEILDKTNHTDESNNESESTKRKGVSKHFVRFDFPFNFITAPLIADLFLLAISAIGRQEVRDGTIGADNIEPFDIMVFFITLAYIAISIDASGLIKWLAFKVLQWGGKVGHKLFFCLYAFFFVLGSFVGNDPIILSGTSFLAYMTRASENIENPRAWIYTQFAIANIASAILVSSNPTNLVLAGAFEIKFIEYTANMIVPVVVTGVVLFPFLLYVVFAHESLIPSSIKMHSLPTGADTRDPVNPNIPYVRRQAEEQEDSGEGGQAVLSLEEIMNPFLDKKGATFGAVVMAATLITLLAINAASAKGTKHHVYWVTLPAAFVMFCWDVAFGWLHREETRKTAAKYREMIERAREERRMEAAGASRQSTINAPTASRHPCRSSETAEHIPLANLPAEGASDMPDPIPNVLLSGTGTNSSVTRSGSPQSPNRATNPPTNGPLSGETNNIRPEPMSKLPGPMKMVHDESWQISSQQEEERPDLLSYSSAAHEWLQETFPTVMAVMSHLPFALVPFAFAMFVLVQALVSTGWVELFSVGWYHWSNKTGTVGSIGGMGFISVILCNFSGTNIGTTILLSRIIQAWQKIHERSGTTISDRTFWATVYSMALGVNYGAFSTAFSASLAGLLWRDILARKHIHVKSREFARVNFPIIAISMTVGCLVLVGEIYITRDSSPYNPG, from the exons ATGTCTGTCCTGGTTGATACAACCGCCATCGGGCAATGGCGGTCTATTGTGACTCTGATCGCTTTTGTCATCGCTA ATATCATCGTCTTGTTCCCATTTCACGTGCCTCTTTACGTGCCGAAGCTTGTCGTCAAGCCGTTCCTTGGGTCGCTCGTTAGGCTGCGGATAATTCCCTCAAGGCTTCGCTATGAGATCCTCGACAAGACAAATCATACAGACGAATCCAACAATGAGTCCGAAAGCACTAAAAGGAAAGGAGTCTCAAAGCACTTTGTGCGCTTTGACTTTCCTTTCAATTTCATCACTGCTCCATTGATCGCAGACCTTTTCCTGCTCGCTATCTCGGCGATAGGCCGCCAAGAAGTTCGTGATGGTACCATTGGCGCCGACAACATCGAGCCCTTTGATATCATGGTATTCTTCATTACTTTGGCCTACATCGCAATTTCTATCGACGCCTCCGGTCTCATCAAATGGCTCGCTTTCAAGGTGCTGCAATGGGGCGGCAAGGTTGGCCAcaagctcttcttctgcctctACGCCTTTTTCTTCGTCCTTGGTAGTTTCGTCGGCAACGATCCCATCATCTTGTCGGGGACGTCGTTTCTTGCCTACATGACGCGAGCGTCCGAGAACATCGAAAATCCTAGGGCGTGGATCTATACCCAGTTCGCCATCGCCAATATCGCGTCCGCTATTCTTGTCTCTTCGAACCCGACCAATCTGGTTCTTGCCGGAGCCTTTGAGATCAAGTTTATCGAATACACTGCCAACATGATCGTTCCGGTCGTCGTCACGGGCGTGGTTCTGTTTCCGTTCCTCCTTTACGTTGTCTTTGCCCATGAGTCCCTCATCCCATCCTCGATCAAGATGCACTCATTGCCTACCGGGGCCGACACCAGAGACCCTGTCAACCCTAATATTCCGTATGTCCGTCGTCAAGCAGAGGAACAAGAGGActcaggagaaggaggccaagccGTTCTTTCTCTCGAAGAGATTATGAACCCGTTCTTGGATAAAAAGGGCGCAACGTTTGGTGCTGTCGTCATGGCAGCCACCCTCATTACTCTTCTCGCTATCAATGCCGCCAGTGCCAAGGGCACCAAACACCATGTCTATTGGGTCACTTTGCCTGCCGCGTTTGTCATGTTCTGCTGGGATGTTGCCTTTGGGTGGCTTCACCGAGAAGAGACGCGCAAAACGGCTGCTAAATATCGGGAGATGATTGAACGTGCgcgggaggagagaagaatgGAAGCAGCTGGAGCTAGTCGGCAGTCCACGATCAACGCTCCTACAGCTAGCCGTCATCCATGCAGAAGCTCAGAGACAGCTGAGCACATTCCTCTTGCGAACCTACCGGCTGAAGGTGCTTCGGATATGCCCGACCCGATTCCCAACGTACTCCTCTCTGGAACCGGTACCAACAGTTCCGTCACAAGATCAGGGTCTCCTCAGTCGCCGAATCGCGCGACTAATCCTCCTACAAACGGCCCTTTATCCGGAGAAACCAACAACATCAGACCCGAGCCCATGTCAAAGCTACCCGGCCCCATGAAGATGGTGCACGATGAATCCTGGCAGATCAGTTCACAACAAGAAGAGGAGCGACCCGACTTATTATCATACTCTTCTGCCGCGCACGAGTGGCTTCAGGAAACATTCCCTACTGTCATGGCGGTCATGTCACATCTACCGTTTGCTCTGGTtccctttgcctttgccatgTTTGTTCTCGTGCAAGCCTTGGTCAGCACGGGGTGGGTAGAACTTTTCTCAGTAGGTTGGTATCACTGGTCAAACAAGACTGGCACGGTTGGAAGTATTGGAGGAATGGGATTCATATCTGTGATCCTATGCAAT TTTTCGGGGACCAATATCGGTACCACCATTCTCTTATCCCGCATCATCCAAGCATGGCAGAAGATCCATGAGCGAAGTGGTACCACCATCAGTGATAGAACCTTCTGGGCCACCGTTTACAGCATGGCTCTCGGCGTGAATTACGGCGCGTTCAGCACAGCCTTTAGCGCATCCCTGGCTGGTCTTCTCTGGCGGGACATCCTCGCTCGGAAGCACATCCATGTCAAGAGCCGTGAGTTTGCTCGCGTCAACTTTCCCATCATCGCAATTTCGATGACTGTGGGatgtcttgtccttgttggGGAAATCTACATCACGAGGGACAGTTCACCATACAACCCAGGATAA